A single Cyclopterus lumpus isolate fCycLum1 chromosome 15, fCycLum1.pri, whole genome shotgun sequence DNA region contains:
- the trim8a gene encoding LOW QUALITY PROTEIN: E3 ubiquitin-protein ligase TRIM8a (The sequence of the model RefSeq protein was modified relative to this genomic sequence to represent the inferred CDS: deleted 5 bases in 4 codons), whose translation MDESWKNCFEEELLCPICLNVFDEPIQLPCKHNFCKGCISEAWAKDNAAVRCPECNHDYEQKPALEKNFKLANIVKRFNALNTEKVPAVLHCVLCRRGPPLPVRKVCLRCKEPCCQTHIQTHLQQPCAAPGHLLVDAEELSAWTCPSHEEYRLLHCEEEQVALCPFCCISHCTHQRHTVCDVDTQRIQMQAMLMRQQGRLDGRVQNIDEQLTKLESDKTLMKDAVSELKERARAQYQRMHALLEANQAETMQMLESTYTMYVRKNSQQVLQLNEKRQEAEKLLSSVQTFFKRADGINFMKNTKPYQLLMDRSNTHLSSAIPPLRVGQLNSHHLLSELSTREKNMRKMLEEPFNEAPILEIVQSHSSSDGSHMGTDSGLTEEEIRHGFSWRVHTTNSTSQDPPPLLYGSKKPFLADQNHHGPSMYSSEGLSQNPHGGPGHSRLLGTAAHHMVGLGSSSSHHSGTIFPPSHFSSGGASQQAMYEGRKVLMCTLNNCCCSRAPAARARPPYPASDSFPSMTPQEFPPHAPLPTSQHCQHFPMRGMMEAAQTARHPDFYGLYGQSSTKHYGTK comes from the exons ATGGATGAAAGTTGGAAAAACTGCTTTGAAGAGGAGCTTCTGTGTCCCATCTGCCTGAATGTTTTCGATGAACCCATCCAGCTGCCATGCAAGCACAACTTCTGCAAGGGCTGCATCTCTGAGGCCTGGGCCAAAGACAACGCTGCGGTCCGCTGTCCCGAATGCAACCATGACTACGAGCAGAAACCCGCACTGGAGAAGAACTTTAAGCTCGCCAACATCGTGAAGCGGTTTAACGCGTTGAACACTGAGAAAGTCCCCGCCGTGCTGCACTGTGTCCTCTGCAGACGAGGCCCCCCGTTGCCCGTGCGGAAAGTCTGCCTGCGCTGTAAGGAGCCCTGCTGCCAAACTCACATCCAGACGCACCTCCAGCAGCCGTGTGCGGCCCCGGGACACCTGTTAGTGGACGCCGAGGAGCTGAGCGCTTGGACCTGTCCCAGTCATGAGGAGTACAGGCTGCTCCACTGTGAGGAAGAGCAGGTGGCTCTGTGTCCGTTCTGCTGCATCTCTCACTGCACTCACCAAAGACACACAGTGTGCGATGTGGATACGCAACGCATACAAATGCAG GCCATGCTAATGAGGCAGCAAGGCCGACTGGATGGTCGTGTTCAGAACATCGATGAGCAGCTGACCAAGCTGGAGTCGGACAAGACACTGATGAAG GATGCAGTGTCTGAACTGAAGGAGCGAGCAAGAGCCCAGTATCAGAGGATGCATGCGCTGCTAGAAGCAAACCAGGCTGAAACCATGCAGATGCTGGAGAGCACTTACACCATGTATGTGAGGAAAAACTCCCAGCAGGTTTTGCAGCTCAACGAGAAGCGCCAGGAAGCAGAGAAACTCCTGAGCTCAGTACAAACGTTCTTCAAAAGAGCAGACGGGATTAACTTCATGAAG AACACAAAACCGTATCAGCTGCTAATGGACAG gTCAAACACGCACCTGAGTAGTGCTATCCCTCCACTCAGAGTGGGCCAGCTCAATTCTCATCATTTGCTATCTGAACTTTCAACGAGAGAAAAGAACATGCGAAAAATGCTGGAAG AACCGTTTAATGAGGCACCCATTCTTGAGATCGTCCAGTCTCACAGC AGCTCTGATGGCTCTCACATGGGGACTGATTCTGGACTAACGGAAGAGGAAATACGGCATGGCTTTTCCTGGAGAGTACACACAACAAACTCCACCTCCCAGGATCCTCCACCGTTGCTCTACGGCAGCAAAAAACCCTTCCTGGCTGATCAGAACCATCATGGCCCATCCATGTATTCCTCTGAAGGCCTCTCCCAGAAT CCCCACGGTGGGCCCGGCCACAGCCGG CTCCTTGGCACTGCGGCCCATCACATGGTGGGTCTAGGGTCCAGCTCTAGCCACCACTCAGGGACCATATTCCCCCCCTCCCATTTCTCCAGTGGAGGTGCCTCGCAACAAGCCATGTACGAAGGGAGGAAAGTACTGATGTGCACTCTGAAtaactgctgctgctccagggcCCCCGCTGCCCGCGCCCGGCCTCCGTACCCAGCTTCGGACTCCTTCCCCTCCATGACCCCTCAGGAGTTTCCCCCACATGCCCCACTACCTACAAGCCAG CACTGCCAGCATTTTCCCATGAGGGGAATGATGGAAGCCGCACAGACAGCCAGGCACCCGGACTTCTACGGGCTGTACGGCCAGTCTTCAACCAAGCATTACGGGACCAAGTAA
- the npm3 gene encoding nucleoplasmin-3, whose translation MSHNHDDCSDHAHSGQSKLESVLFSCELSSKVPFYTFQGDEEEDLEHFLELRTVCLGEGAKEESNVVEVTAMNHLGKTNSVPIANLHLSCLPMVSLGDFELKAPVTIRLKAGTGPVTVSGLHLIVSQVEEPDLSDDDDDDDDDDDEEEISPIKPAKKKQQQ comes from the exons ATGTCTCACAACCACGATGACTGCTCGGATCACGCGCACTCCGGACAATCGAAGTTGGAGAGCGTCTTGTTCA GCTGCGAGCTGTCCTCTAAAGTCCCATTCTACACTTTCCAgggagacgaagaggaggaccTGGAGCACTTCCTTGAACTCAGAACA GTTTGTCTGGGAGAGGGGGCCAAGGAGGAGAGCAACGTGGTGGAGGTCACGGCCATGAACCACCTCGGAAAGACCAATTCAGTGCCCATCGCCAACCTTCACCTCAGCTGCCTGCCCATG gtgagTCTGGGAGACTTTGAGCTGAAAGCCCCAGTGACCATCCGGCTGAAGGCGGGAACAGGACCAGTTACCGTCAGCGGGTTACACCTCATAG TCTCGCAGGTTGAAGAGCCCGACCTGtcggatgatgatgatgacgacgacgatgatgatgatgaggaagagatCAGCCCCATTAAACCAgcaaagaagaagcagcagcagtag